The Lentzea guizhouensis genome contains a region encoding:
- a CDS encoding PPA1309 family protein, which yields MTRVSASETPAVVLPTVAREVEEFVAAGGWEQPPQLFALVATSDLIAQQPELRAQLDPESSPLTPIAQDALNGDLADALAGIEWPPAVTGCALAQEIVVLPPEAETELHHGELDDEEARRFAAEHPSRREARLVAAVLRDGSVSCVLRLRGTVETPEEFVEHPELAPNLTDALLATLRP from the coding sequence ATGACACGCGTGTCAGCGAGTGAAACGCCAGCGGTCGTCCTCCCGACGGTCGCCCGCGAGGTAGAAGAGTTCGTAGCGGCCGGCGGCTGGGAACAGCCCCCGCAGCTCTTCGCCCTCGTGGCGACCTCCGACCTGATCGCCCAGCAGCCAGAGCTCCGCGCCCAGCTAGACCCGGAGTCGAGCCCGCTGACGCCGATCGCCCAGGACGCCCTCAACGGCGACCTGGCCGACGCGCTGGCGGGCATCGAATGGCCCCCTGCCGTCACCGGCTGCGCCCTGGCCCAGGAGATCGTCGTCCTGCCGCCGGAAGCCGAGACCGAGCTGCACCACGGCGAGCTCGACGACGAGGAGGCCCGCAGGTTCGCCGCGGAACACCCGTCCCGCCGCGAGGCACGCCTGGTCGCCGCCGTGCTCAGGGACGGCTCGGTGTCCTGCGTGCTGCGCCTGCGGGGCACGGTCGAGACCCCCGAGGAGTTCGTCGAACACCCCGAGCTCGCCCCGAACCTCACCGACGCCCTGCTCGCCACGCTGCGGCCCTAG
- a CDS encoding PDZ domain-containing protein gives MSETVTTAPAPAPPPRERGLTRRTWTLIVSFLVVAILGTAGGFAQVPYVALGPGPTYDVLGKVKDTDVVSIDGQNTFPTQGALRMTTVSLTNDLSLFGALGLWLSGRYALAPKEDFIKPGQTEEDVQRDNEQAFSESQTSAEVAALNYLGYPGKVIANQVTKGSPAENVIPLGARIISVNGKQVQSAADVSGALENTKPGDRIEVAFEQDGTSKSTQLTLGKRPDERTSGFIGISPVDRADVPFKIKISLSDVGGPSAGLIFALAIVDKLTPGELNGGKAIAGTGEIQGDGAVKPIGGIAFKMVAAKEAGANAFLVPAANCTDAKQQAPEGLTLIKVDYLKDAVSSLEAFNKGQPTPSC, from the coding sequence GTGAGTGAAACCGTCACGACCGCACCCGCTCCCGCGCCCCCGCCGAGGGAGCGCGGACTGACCCGCCGGACGTGGACGCTGATCGTCAGCTTCCTGGTCGTGGCGATCCTCGGAACAGCCGGCGGTTTCGCCCAGGTTCCGTACGTCGCGCTGGGCCCCGGCCCCACCTACGACGTGCTCGGCAAGGTCAAGGACACCGACGTCGTGTCCATCGACGGCCAGAACACCTTCCCGACCCAGGGCGCCCTGCGGATGACGACGGTCTCGCTCACCAACGACCTGTCGCTGTTCGGCGCGCTGGGGCTGTGGCTGTCCGGCCGCTACGCGCTGGCCCCGAAGGAGGACTTCATCAAGCCGGGCCAGACCGAGGAGGACGTCCAGCGCGACAACGAGCAGGCGTTCAGCGAGTCGCAGACCTCCGCCGAGGTCGCCGCGCTGAACTACCTCGGCTATCCGGGCAAGGTGATCGCGAACCAGGTCACCAAGGGCAGCCCCGCGGAGAACGTCATCCCGCTCGGCGCCCGCATCATCTCGGTCAACGGCAAGCAGGTGCAGAGCGCGGCCGACGTCAGCGGCGCGCTCGAGAACACCAAGCCGGGTGACCGCATCGAGGTGGCCTTCGAGCAGGACGGCACCTCGAAGTCGACCCAGCTCACCCTGGGCAAGCGCCCGGACGAGCGCACCTCCGGCTTCATCGGCATCTCGCCCGTCGACCGCGCCGACGTGCCGTTCAAGATCAAGATCAGCCTGTCGGACGTCGGCGGCCCGTCGGCCGGCCTGATCTTCGCGCTGGCGATCGTGGACAAGCTGACGCCGGGCGAGCTCAACGGCGGCAAGGCCATCGCGGGCACCGGCGAGATCCAGGGCGACGGCGCGGTGAAGCCGATCGGCGGCATCGCGTTCAAGATGGTGGCGGCGAAGGAGGCCGGGGCGAACGCGTTCCTGGTGCCCGCGGCGAACTGCACGGACGCGAAGCAGCAGGCGCCGGAGGGGCTGACGCTGATCAAGGTCGACTACCTGAAGGACGCGGTGTCATCCCTGGAGGCGTTCAACAAGGGGCAGCCGACGCCGAGCTGCTGA
- a CDS encoding M48 family metallopeptidase, translated as MAEPRVEVRRSPRRRRMVSAYREGDTVVVLLPARMTKGEEKHWVAEMLSRLQRSETRRRSPARTSDEALMARCAELSARYLDALADPVSVRWVPPMRTRWASCTPSEGTIRVSERLRDVPPWVLDYVLVHELAHLLVPGHGKDFWEWVHRYPKSERAMGYLEGISAAAGLGLTED; from the coding sequence ATGGCCGAACCGCGGGTGGAGGTGCGGCGGAGCCCTCGGCGCCGCCGCATGGTCAGCGCGTACCGGGAGGGCGACACCGTTGTCGTCCTTCTGCCGGCACGGATGACCAAGGGGGAAGAGAAGCACTGGGTGGCGGAGATGTTGAGCCGCCTCCAGCGCAGTGAGACGCGCAGGAGATCTCCTGCGCGGACGTCCGACGAGGCGCTGATGGCGCGGTGTGCCGAGCTGTCGGCGCGCTACCTGGACGCGCTCGCCGATCCGGTGAGCGTGCGCTGGGTGCCGCCCATGCGCACGAGGTGGGCGTCGTGCACGCCGTCAGAGGGCACGATCAGGGTGTCCGAGCGGTTGCGCGACGTGCCGCCGTGGGTGCTCGACTACGTGCTGGTGCACGAGCTCGCGCACCTGCTGGTGCCAGGGCACGGCAAGGACTTCTGGGAGTGGGTGCACCGCTACCCGAAGTCCGAGCGGGCCATGGGTTATCTGGAAGGCATCTCAGCAGCGGCCGGGCTGGGGTTGACGGAAGACTGA
- a CDS encoding DUF5679 domain-containing protein, producing the protein MAETYNGYCVKCREKRDFEGKVEETNGRRMAKGTCPVCGTKMTRILGKAKV; encoded by the coding sequence GTGGCCGAGACCTACAACGGCTACTGCGTCAAGTGCCGCGAGAAGCGCGACTTCGAAGGCAAGGTCGAGGAGACGAACGGCCGGCGCATGGCGAAGGGCACCTGCCCCGTCTGCGGTACGAAGATGACGCGGATCCTCGGCAAGGCCAAGGTCTGA
- a CDS encoding TOMM precursor leader peptide-binding protein, producing the protein MRSGLPVVRRGPGVVQVGTDPRHAVVIDELPDALVDELLVLDGRHTLTELGERLRDRGEDPSQLTAVLESLEQVGLLESPSVTKGATVAVFGSSHLALTMTSLLAESGIRLAHHADLVVLAGSLVPDPSVVDGLMAARTPHLAVRVREGVGIVGPLVLPGRTSCLNCADLHRTDHDPAWPGIAAQLVGRPASTDVLFASGTAALAVAQVLESVRHVRGDGQDRPPVLNATVELDLVRGIAERRSWYPHPDCQCNAHNMAE; encoded by the coding sequence GTGCGCAGCGGACTGCCGGTGGTGCGGCGCGGCCCCGGCGTCGTGCAGGTCGGGACCGACCCCAGGCACGCCGTGGTGATCGACGAGCTGCCCGACGCGCTGGTCGACGAGCTCCTCGTCCTCGACGGCCGGCACACGCTCACCGAACTGGGTGAAAGACTGCGCGACCGCGGCGAGGACCCGAGCCAGCTGACCGCCGTGCTGGAGTCACTCGAACAGGTGGGCCTGCTTGAGTCGCCTTCCGTGACGAAAGGCGCGACGGTCGCCGTCTTCGGCTCCAGCCACCTCGCGCTCACGATGACCTCGCTGCTGGCCGAGTCCGGCATCCGGCTCGCCCACCACGCCGACCTCGTGGTGCTGGCCGGCAGCCTCGTTCCCGACCCCAGCGTCGTCGACGGGCTGATGGCCGCCCGCACACCCCATCTGGCCGTGCGCGTGCGTGAGGGTGTGGGCATCGTCGGCCCCCTCGTGCTCCCCGGCCGCACCAGCTGCCTGAACTGCGCCGACCTGCACCGCACCGACCACGACCCGGCGTGGCCCGGCATCGCCGCGCAGCTCGTCGGCAGGCCCGCCTCGACGGACGTGCTGTTCGCGTCCGGCACCGCCGCGCTCGCCGTGGCCCAGGTGCTGGAGTCGGTGCGCCACGTCCGCGGCGACGGGCAGGACCGCCCGCCAGTGCTCAACGCCACTGTCGAGCTCGACCTGGTCAGGGGCATTGCTGAGAGACGAAGCTGGTATCCGCACCCTGACTGTCAGTGCAACGCACATAACATGGCCGAGTGA
- a CDS encoding ABC1 kinase family protein, with product MTEIPRKAVQRTAKLASLPLGVAGRVVGGWGKRLTGRAAEEVNAEVTAKTAEQVFAVLGQLKGGAMKFGQALSVFEAAVPDELAAPYREALTKLQTAAPPMPARTTHRVLAEQLGASWAKRFQSFDDTPAASASIGQVHRAVWHDGRDVAVKVQYPGADEALRADLKQLLRFSRLLQAIMPGTDVRPLLEELRDRYLEELDYRDEAANQRAFAKAFENDPHVVVPRVVASSPKVMVTEWTSGVGLAKIIREGSAEDRDLAGQLLSEFHFSAPSRSGLLHADPHPGNFMLGSDGRLRVIDFGAVARLPDGLPKTLGRMTRLALDGRSADLVDLLRNENFIREGMSLDGDDVLGYLAPFVEPLRTESFHFTRRWLQSQAERVGDLRSPDSQTGRSLNLPPQYLLIHRVTLGATGILCQLDAHVTAREIVARWQPGFEEP from the coding sequence GTGACCGAGATTCCGCGCAAGGCCGTGCAGCGCACCGCCAAGCTGGCGAGCCTCCCGCTCGGGGTGGCGGGCCGGGTGGTCGGCGGCTGGGGGAAGCGACTGACCGGACGCGCGGCCGAAGAGGTCAATGCCGAGGTGACCGCCAAGACCGCCGAGCAGGTGTTCGCCGTGCTGGGCCAGCTCAAGGGCGGCGCCATGAAGTTCGGCCAGGCTCTCAGCGTGTTCGAGGCGGCCGTGCCCGACGAGCTCGCGGCCCCGTACCGCGAGGCGTTGACCAAGCTGCAGACCGCGGCCCCGCCGATGCCCGCCCGCACCACCCACCGCGTGCTCGCCGAACAGCTCGGCGCCTCGTGGGCCAAGCGCTTCCAGTCGTTCGACGACACGCCCGCCGCCTCCGCCTCGATCGGCCAGGTGCACCGCGCGGTCTGGCACGACGGCCGCGACGTCGCCGTGAAGGTTCAGTACCCCGGCGCCGACGAGGCCCTGCGCGCCGACCTCAAGCAGCTGCTGCGCTTCTCCCGGCTGCTGCAGGCGATCATGCCGGGCACCGACGTGCGCCCGCTGCTGGAGGAGCTGCGCGACCGGTACCTGGAGGAGCTCGACTACCGCGACGAGGCCGCCAACCAGCGCGCCTTCGCCAAGGCCTTCGAGAACGACCCGCACGTCGTCGTCCCCCGCGTCGTCGCCTCGTCGCCCAAGGTCATGGTGACCGAGTGGACCTCGGGCGTGGGCCTTGCGAAGATCATCCGCGAGGGCTCCGCCGAAGACCGCGACCTGGCCGGCCAACTGCTCTCCGAGTTCCACTTCTCGGCCCCGTCGCGCTCCGGCCTGCTGCACGCCGACCCGCACCCCGGCAACTTCATGCTCGGCTCCGACGGCCGCCTGCGCGTGATCGACTTCGGCGCCGTCGCCCGCCTCCCCGACGGCCTGCCGAAAACCCTCGGCCGGATGACCCGCCTCGCCCTGGACGGCCGCTCCGCGGACCTCGTGGACCTGCTGCGCAACGAGAACTTCATCCGCGAGGGCATGTCCCTGGACGGCGACGACGTGCTCGGCTACCTGGCCCCGTTCGTCGAGCCGCTGCGCACCGAGTCGTTCCACTTCACCCGCCGCTGGCTGCAGTCGCAGGCCGAGCGCGTGGGTGACCTGCGCAGCCCGGACTCGCAGACGGGTCGGTCGCTGAACCTGCCGCCGCAGTACCTGCTGATCCACCGGGTGACGCTGGGGGCCACGGGGATTCTTTGCCAGCTCGACGCGCATGTGACTGCGCGGGAGATCGTGGCGCGGTGGCAGCCGGGGTTTGAGGAGCCGTAA
- a CDS encoding class I SAM-dependent methyltransferase: MRRYGALQAEALSAVARRLVAPLPDSPVVMDVGCGAGNMSVPLVAALRDHGGGVLVLVDATPELLDAACAAARTEGEGIVSVKPVLADLAAEDPLSFAGPVELIWGSRVIHHLPDQLRGVRRLVSALAPGGWLALAEGGLETRFLPWDLGVGAPGLADRLAAARAEWFVSMRENMQGSVRLPVGWNVALADAGLGEISAFSFVVDHPAPAKHLVRDWAVDRLTWLAEITGPHLHAADREALRRLLNPSDSEYVGAREDVFLLETDTVHLGRRR; this comes from the coding sequence ATGAGGCGCTACGGCGCCTTGCAAGCCGAAGCGCTGTCCGCGGTGGCCCGCAGACTCGTCGCCCCACTCCCGGACTCACCCGTTGTGATGGACGTCGGCTGCGGCGCCGGCAACATGTCCGTCCCCCTGGTAGCCGCCCTCCGCGACCACGGCGGCGGCGTCCTGGTCCTGGTCGACGCAACCCCGGAACTCCTCGACGCCGCCTGCGCCGCAGCCCGCACCGAGGGCGAAGGCATCGTCTCGGTGAAACCGGTCCTCGCCGACCTCGCAGCGGAAGACCCGCTCTCCTTCGCCGGCCCGGTCGAGCTCATCTGGGGCTCCCGCGTCATCCACCACCTCCCCGACCAGCTGCGAGGCGTGCGCCGCCTGGTCTCCGCCCTGGCCCCCGGCGGCTGGCTGGCCCTGGCCGAGGGAGGCCTCGAAACCCGCTTCCTCCCCTGGGACCTGGGCGTCGGCGCACCTGGCCTGGCGGACCGCCTGGCCGCGGCCCGCGCCGAGTGGTTCGTCTCGATGCGCGAGAACATGCAGGGCTCCGTCCGCCTCCCCGTCGGCTGGAACGTCGCCCTCGCCGACGCGGGCCTGGGCGAGATCAGCGCGTTCAGCTTCGTGGTCGACCACCCGGCCCCGGCCAAGCACCTGGTCCGCGACTGGGCCGTCGACCGCCTGACCTGGCTGGCCGAGATCACCGGCCCACACCTGCACGCCGCGGACCGCGAGGCGCTGCGCCGGCTGCTCAACCCGTCGGACTCCGAGTACGTGGGTGCCCGGGAGGACGTGTTCCTGCTGGAGACGGACACCGTCCACCTGGGACGGCGGCGATGA
- a CDS encoding WhiB family transcriptional regulator, with protein sequence MLTATVPLTGETLPDLAEGLDLPCRTHNPDLWFADAPAELEKAKSFCGTCPVLAECLAGALARHEPWGVWGGEIFERGVVIARKRPRGRPRKDAAATVAPSSKTEAAA encoded by the coding sequence ATGTTGACCGCGACTGTCCCGCTCACCGGCGAGACACTTCCGGACCTCGCGGAGGGGCTTGACCTGCCCTGCCGCACCCACAACCCCGACCTCTGGTTCGCGGACGCCCCGGCGGAGCTGGAGAAGGCCAAGTCCTTCTGCGGAACCTGCCCGGTGCTCGCCGAGTGCCTCGCGGGAGCCCTCGCGCGGCACGAGCCGTGGGGTGTCTGGGGTGGCGAGATCTTCGAGCGCGGCGTCGTCATCGCCCGCAAGCGGCCGCGTGGCCGCCCGCGCAAGGACGCGGCGGCGACGGTGGCTCCTTCGAGCAAGACGGAGGCGGCGGCGTGA